A window of the Hippoglossus stenolepis isolate QCI-W04-F060 chromosome 8, HSTE1.2, whole genome shotgun sequence genome harbors these coding sequences:
- the rad54b gene encoding fibrinogen silencer-binding protein isoform X3, which produces MASSSVFLSSMVGKARSSNFTLSEKLDLLKLVRPHIRILEEHTNKHAVIVDKNKCWDTVAEQYNALGGDRPHRTAQGLRTLYKRLKESAKQEVMQRRHAQPEYRASISEPTRRIMEMIPHLFHHVPIHEKDQALRRLIYSKHNSSLEHPGSSSSLAELQDYSAAVPSIPHEVVQLDPEEDVKPPPELPILSTHTGPGLDGGQEQDLDREQDLDGEQDLDSVQDYEASLSPTSSSVNLPLSPSPLPLRHDLYQNDIYPHHEPDRFRPLQLAKEEHELVLANHRKVAVFLEEKREGLKRKQDLEEELLRAKIKVEKLKAARLRHGLSIPL; this is translated from the exons CCCACATCCGCATCCTGGAGGAGCACACCAACAAGCACGCAGTCATTGTGGACAAGAACAAGTGCTGGGACACCGTGGCCGAACAGTACAACGCCTTAGGAGGGGACAGACCCCATCGCACGGCCCAGGGCCTCAGGACCCTCTACAAGAGGCTGAAGGAGTCGGCCAAGCAGGAAGTGATGCAGCGGAGACACGCCCAGCCGGAGTACAGAGCCAGCATCTCTGAGCCAACCAGGAGAATCATGGAGATGATCCCTCACCTGTTTCACCACGTGCCCATCCATGAAAAGGACCAGGCACTGCGCAG ATTAATATACAGCAAGCACAACTCTTCCCTCGAACATCctggcagcagctcctctctggctGAACTCCAGGATTACTCAGCAGCTGTCCCAAGTATCCCCCATGAGGTGGTCCAGCTGGACCCTGAAGAGGATGTTAAGCCACCGCCAGAACTCCCCATTCTCTCCACGCACACAGGGCCAGGGCTGGATGGAGGCCAGGAGCAGGACTTGGACAGGGAGCAGGACTTGGACGGGGAGCAGGACTTGGACAGCGTGCAAGATTACGAAGCATCCCTGTCTCCTACGTCCTCCTCCGTTaacctccccctctccccctcgcCGCTGCCCTTACGCCACGACCTCTACCAAAACGACATTTACCCCCACCACGAGCCCGACAGGTTTCGCCCCCTGCAGCTGGCCAAAGAGGAGCATGAGCTTGTGTTGGCCAATCACAGGAAGGTTGCCGTGTTCCTGGAGGAGAAAcgagaggggctgaagaggaaGCAGGATCTGGAGGAGGAACTTCTGAGAGCCAAGATCAAAGTGGAGAAACTAAAGGCTGCTCGACTGAGACATGGGCTGTCGATTCCTCTATAA
- the rad54b gene encoding fibrinogen silencer-binding protein isoform X4 has translation MVGKARSSNFTLSEKLDLLKLVRPHIRILEEHTNKHAVIVDKNKCWDTVAEQYNALGGDRPHRTAQGLRTLYKRLKESAKQEVMQRRHAQPEYRASISEPTRRIMEMIPHLFHHVPIHEKDQALRRLIYSKHNSSLEHPGSSSSLAELQDYSAAVPSIPHEVVQLDPEEDVKPPPELPILSTHTGPGLDGGQEQDLDREQDLDGEQDLDSVQDYEASLSPTSSSVNLPLSPSPLPLRHDLYQNDIYPHHEPDRFRPLQLAKEEHELVLANHRKVAVFLEEKREGLKRKQDLEEELLRAKIKVEKLKAARLRHGLSIPL, from the exons CCCACATCCGCATCCTGGAGGAGCACACCAACAAGCACGCAGTCATTGTGGACAAGAACAAGTGCTGGGACACCGTGGCCGAACAGTACAACGCCTTAGGAGGGGACAGACCCCATCGCACGGCCCAGGGCCTCAGGACCCTCTACAAGAGGCTGAAGGAGTCGGCCAAGCAGGAAGTGATGCAGCGGAGACACGCCCAGCCGGAGTACAGAGCCAGCATCTCTGAGCCAACCAGGAGAATCATGGAGATGATCCCTCACCTGTTTCACCACGTGCCCATCCATGAAAAGGACCAGGCACTGCGCAG ATTAATATACAGCAAGCACAACTCTTCCCTCGAACATCctggcagcagctcctctctggctGAACTCCAGGATTACTCAGCAGCTGTCCCAAGTATCCCCCATGAGGTGGTCCAGCTGGACCCTGAAGAGGATGTTAAGCCACCGCCAGAACTCCCCATTCTCTCCACGCACACAGGGCCAGGGCTGGATGGAGGCCAGGAGCAGGACTTGGACAGGGAGCAGGACTTGGACGGGGAGCAGGACTTGGACAGCGTGCAAGATTACGAAGCATCCCTGTCTCCTACGTCCTCCTCCGTTaacctccccctctccccctcgcCGCTGCCCTTACGCCACGACCTCTACCAAAACGACATTTACCCCCACCACGAGCCCGACAGGTTTCGCCCCCTGCAGCTGGCCAAAGAGGAGCATGAGCTTGTGTTGGCCAATCACAGGAAGGTTGCCGTGTTCCTGGAGGAGAAAcgagaggggctgaagaggaaGCAGGATCTGGAGGAGGAACTTCTGAGAGCCAAGATCAAAGTGGAGAAACTAAAGGCTGCTCGACTGAGACATGGGCTGTCGATTCCTCTATAA